In Eriocheir sinensis breed Jianghai 21 unplaced genomic scaffold, ASM2467909v1 Scaffold1811, whole genome shotgun sequence, the following proteins share a genomic window:
- the LOC126990620 gene encoding uncharacterized protein LOC126990620 → MARLLLPVMTVALAMVAGAMGQQVGCPSGYSEAQIPTFSLINAEKPVIDKLLQDQAFVDLVYNCFLGKNCDQCSQKDEARQALVVLPWVFIHCTQNPAICNQEQRARASYIATEINKRYSKQYQEILQLFNTQ, encoded by the exons AT GGCTCGTCTTCTGCTCCCGGTCATGACTGTGGCCCTGGCCATGGTGGCAGGCGCCATGGGCCAGCAGGTGGGCTGTCCTTCAGGATATTCCGAGGCTCAGATTCCGACCTTCAGCCTTATCAATGCAGAAAAACCTGTTATTGATAAATTACTTCAAGACCAAGCTTTTGTGGATTTGGTGTACAATTGCTTCCTTGGAAAAAATTGCGACCAATGCTCCCAGAAAGACGAGGCTAGACAGGCATTAG TGGTGTTGCCGTGGGTGTTCATTCATTGCACCCAGAACCCTGCCATCTGCAACCAGGAGCAGAGAGCCAGGGCATCATACATTGCCACAGAAATCAACAAAAGGTACTCCAAACAGTACCAGGAAATCCTCCAGCTCTTCAATACTCAATAA